Within the Xiphophorus couchianus chromosome 17, X_couchianus-1.0, whole genome shotgun sequence genome, the region GGGGCGTTGTCTGGTCAGCGGGTTGCTCAGATGACTCAGATGGCTTTAATGGCACATCAGAACGAgcggaaaagaaaaaatctactGTGCTTCtgggtttgtttggtttttttttaacccaattATTTGTCCAACTATCACAGAGTCAGATAAATTctaaaaaattctaaatattctaaaaataaataaataaaaataacttccctgctgggatgaataaagtaattctattctattctataaatcatgaaatctttttttcatgcatcatgaaaaaaaaggaaaacgaTGTCTGTGGAATTATTTCCCTTCTCTCGCTCCGGCACTAAAATCCAGTGAAagcatgtttagtttatttttagagaCTTAGACATTCCAGTGCTTtgctaaagtatttttttcttttgttttgctacaACCTCAAGTTTCGGTTAATGTAAGTTTGCGTGACTGACCAGCTTCAAACACATAACAACTCTTTTAGTGCAGGACTTGATGCAGGCCGTTACTGCACATCTGCGCTTAAACAATAGAAATACGATCCGTTTCAGTTTACGCTCATGCTACGCGCCAGGTGATTTCATCAGATTGTGGCTTTATTTACATTCATGCTGGTATCTGTGCAActttaatgacattttgtgtttatgtgagtatttgctgtttttgctgaTGTTGCACAGATGTTTCCCCATTGTGAGATGGGGAAATTTCCTTCACTGCTCTACAATAGAGCACAATTTccatttttgcataaatgtgctccatttttgttcctGAAATGTATTTACACACGGCTTTATTTTGCTAATCATCATAGGAATCAAATTGAATAATTTTCCTGGACATAATAGGacactttttttgttgatgAACGAAACCATTTTCTGAGTACCGGGCAGATTCTTGGTATCTGCTCGGTACTCAGGGGTACCTGAGGAGCCAAAAGCAGTAAAGTGAATATCCTTTACTGCTCTAATATAGAGCAGTAAAGGATATTTCTGCTCTATTGTAGGATTTGCATGTGTGATTCTTTAAAAGCATGTGCATGCtgaacattttgtatttgtattattatttaaaaccagATTGAAAATAAACTGGTAACGAAGCCATGAAGTTCAACATTTGGTCTGCtgaaagtgcaaaaataaatttggcaaTGCAGCCAGTGCGACAGTATTCATCACTTTTGAATTCTTTTATCataaccacaaacctcaatgtattaTACTTGGTTTTTTATGATGGATATAAAGTACTGCATGATTAGGAAGTGCATGGAATTggatgaatatatatatacatatatatatttttaataaaaatccaaaaagtatgccttgcattttaaaatgcattgaagttctGCACATATGTAACTTTCCGATGGCTGTAAAGCAATAGAAACCTTGTTCGAGACACAACTGACATAAGTTGTATGTTGTTTGTTATCTGATGCTTTGTGCATCCGTTTCAGTTCTGATCCTACTTGTGTGGTGCTTTATGCCACCCTGGGCGACTGCCCATCAGGCCCATATCACAAACCACAACTTGCTGGGTCAAAATGCAGACCTAAAACCAATCGAGGATCAGTTTCAAGATAAGAAAACTGGCCTCTGTCTCTAGTCTAAGACTTATCTATTTTTTATCAAAGACAAATGGTCAAAGGTTTCAGTCTGTGAATGTGTAAAGCTGGGAGACTAAGGTGGAAGGTGACGAGTTAAAACTACACTGGTTTTATTCAGACTTAATGAGGTCAGGTCAGTAGGTcagctgggggaaaaaaaacgttttcagTAGCTGTGCAGCTTGTTTCACTGCCCCTTCCTCTTTCAGTAGCTGTGCAGCTTGTTTCACTGCCCCTTCCTCTTTACGCGGgaatactaaaataatttccCCTCTTTGGGATGTGAAGGAGAGGAGAAAGTGTTCCTGCTCACGTTGCAGCTCAACGTGACTTGAGGTACTGGCGAGGAGCCAAAAATCAAACGTGATTCCAGGGCTACACGAGAATGTGTGTCACATTTGAGGAAAAAGGAGGGAAATGGCGGTGCATGCCAAAATATTTGACCTACTTTCAGCCGctcagaaagagagagagagagagagagagagagagagagagagagagagaggaggagagagagaggggaggagaGAAAGCAGTGAGAGctgcagctaaaacaagaaGCAGACTAAAACTGGAGAGCATTTTCGCTTCACGGACTCATGAAATAAATGCACGAGCAGCATTGCACGCACCAACTCCTCGCAGCTTAGTTTGCAGGCACTCTGCGCTGCGTTCACTGACGCTGAGAGTCTGGAGTTGCGCTCCACCTCGGTCGGGTCTCGGCACCGAGAAAGACTGTTTTGACGGAAACCACGTGACCGTCTCCTTCTCGTAGGACGTCCCCTCCTGTCTCCTGAGTCCACAACAAACAAGTCACACCGATAAGAAGGCTAAAAGTACCCTTTCGTGGGCACTGACTCCTGGAACTTGACAACGTGACGGTGTTTGTATCCACGGGGTGTTTGTCACGCAGCTCACTCCACGGGAGTCGGTGATTATTTTTTCCGTCATTCGTCTTGGGAAAAACTTCATATTAAGATACTTAAGCTGATGGTAAGAGggagttttaatttttctttgcatgtgAATGTAAAAGTTCATTGCGCATTTACAAGTGAACGAGTGAAATTTGATAGTcgcacgttttgttttttttcgtCTAACCGTTTTTcgatttaaaatgtgttgacacgcattttttttaactttattttgttttctttttcttctgtacaAGATGAATTTGCGTGTGTTGTGCAGCAAAGTGGATGTTGACACGATGCGGAGCGTTTCTGTGTCGCATCTCATTAACCCACATCCTCTGTGAATCTAACTGCGTCACTCAGTACAGCCCGAGATTTGACCTCCCGTTACTGCGACACGTTCACTTTTCACTGCGTTTCTTCAGCGTgggcacacacacaaaaaaataaaaataaaaaaagttggatATTGGAATATATGTGCTTGTTATATTTACTTGTGTTGGTTTTTCCGGAAGGCTCGAGAATTTTCTCACCGTTATTCTGGAAGCCGGGACACCGACCGCGGTGGAAACCTGAGCCGCACGCACACCGCGCCCACTCCACTCTCCGCAAACAACTTTCACTCGCGCTGTTAAGCCTCCAACGAGAAAAacaacttagaaaaaaaaaaaaaaaaaaagcggcTTTCCCTCAACTAAAAGACTCCAAACTGGCCTTTATAGGCTCTTTAGGGGATGCAGTGTTAGCTTTGAGGTGCGGGTTTCTGACAGCTGTTTTTAGCAATTCTGTACATTTTGTTCTGGATGTGTCAAACCACTGAAGCATTGCTTAATTCGCCTCCCACGGGCCCCTCAGGGGCCCCAAATTTCTGCGTTCACACCAACGTGGCCCctgtttggtattttttttttccagctcacCAGTTCAGGTTAAGCTCGACAACTAAACGACGAGAAGAGCTTGTGCAAAGTTGGGAGTTTGCAAGGTTTACAAAAACAACTGCTCATCCAAGATGGCATCATTTATTAACTGGGGTGAGAGAAACGTTTGGCTCACCAGAGAAGATTCAGTGTCAACTAGTAGAATTTAGATAAATTTTCAATACagagaaaatccagattttatatttaagttattttcgTCAGagaaaaagtttcacaaatcaaaaacaacgTTTCAAGAACCTGCTTAAACCAATCCAGTTCTGGTTTGATTACCTTTTTATGCTTTCATCCATTGCTTTATCCATTTTAGCCatcttaaatcttaaaaaacaatctaattgggtgttattttctaaaaactgtGCAGAAGACTTCATTCTCTTATGAAATGATTGTTTACAATGAACCTCCTGCCAGTGGATATTATTTATTGGATTTCAATAATTGTACTTGCCTATCTGGAAATTACTGGAGAGACAGaggctgcgtttccattgaccatatagtTGGATTTACAGAAACatatttgcttaatggaaacactaaataaataaaaaaaaaaaagacatttgtgaCAAGTTTTGCGCTAgcatgaggtggtttttcagatGCACCGAAATTTGTTATTTCGCAAAACTACGATGGAAACACTAGTTGCaacacgagtcatgtgatcaacaaccggacattactactggcggaaaagacaaaatacatcaggaagtggtaggaggatgatggcatagcgtatatttcaataaattattgcgtgaacaaacatgattttaattccttatttaatagaaacaccaaCATCCAACTGTGAAATTGTGTATTTCGACgttatcgacaaagttttggaCACACTAGTGATGGAAACTCAGGCGTCTCAGAGTGGCTTGACCTGGTTGATGGTTCATCTTTCTGTCTGACTCTTCTGaactaatttaataaactgCAGATATAAGTGAGCTTTGCTAACAGAGAGCTGAAAACGCAGAGTTGGAGCTCCATCTAGGAATTCAGCTGCATTGCTCTAATTAACTGTGGCAGAGGGGGGGAATGCAGGAAACATTCCTCATCAAAAGCCTTCACGGACCTCTCCTGCGTGACCTTTGACTGGCAGGCTCCAGAGCAGGTGGAGACTCTGGCCGTTTCTGACACAGCTGGGCAGGCGCTGAACATTGTTGGAGATTTATTTGGTATTAGTCCACGAACCTGCTGGTGCAGTAATTGCTCAGCAGGTTTGACCACATTTGTTTCTGATCCATACATGGGGCAAATAATGCTTGCTTGTGGGGGAAAATCCAGTTTACTCTTTCTTCGAGTCGCAACGGAATGCATGCAGTGCTTATATACGGCTTGTTTTCCTAACAGGGATATGATGATGGCTTCTACGTCAGCATCGTCCGGAGGAACCATGACGTCTGAGTCCGAGACCTCGACTGTCCAAGGCATCGACGCCTTGAAGCTGAAGGTAGGGCCGGTGCGGAGAAACCTCTTCGGCCCTGTTGACCACCAGCAGCTCCAGCGGGACTTCCAGCAGCTGCTCCGCATGAGCGTGGAGGTCGCCAACAAGCGCTGGAACTTTGACTTCCAGAGAGACGTGCCAGGAGAGGGCGCCGACGTGGAGTGGGTGGAGCTCGGGTGCCAGGACGTGCCGGCATTTTACCGGACCTGCTTGGTGAGGCCCGGGGTGTTGGCCAGAAAAATCACGAGGAGCACCTCAACGTCGTCCATGGAGGAAGACAGCTCTCCTGTCTCTGAGAGCTCGTCTGGGGAAGAGTACCTGGAAGTGACCACTAGAGGGAGCTACCCAATTCGGCGGCTGGGAAAACGCAGACAATCTGCAATCACAGGTCAGCCTGCTGCACATATGCATTATAAGTATTTTTACTATTGTAAAATTCACTTAACTTTTAGAAAgtattgaaatatatatatatatatattttcccttTCAGATTTCTTTAAGGTGAAGAAGAGGAAACTCATGCCCAGGAAAGCTTCCTCTCAGCAGTAGAAAAGTTCAACAATCATCACTAAGTGGCCTCCAGCCCTCTACACTCAACATGATATAGTTCATATGTACATATGTAGCAATTTATAACAGACTGTTTATAAGCTTATCCAATGTTGGGCCTTAAAACGTCAGACGCCAACTCGCATTTAACTTTCAGTACAAGGAAGCTacctttctttttattcagtcaaGCTCAGACTCTAGTTTTCAGTggataaatatttgataaatatatatatatatatactgtatatacgtacacactgtatattttatataccGTTTTATTCAGCTTCTTTTAATACTGTGAAATAATCTTAAATGCACTCATTCAGGAtactaaaacagcaaaaaggagATTGACCTCAGCCCATGACCCccgtttcttttcttttttttccttttgctccAAGTCATTCCAGGTTTCTGATCCGAGTGGTTACTGCCTCAGCACACTTAGCCTTTTGGATTCACCCCGAGACTCTTAAAGCTGGAGTCGGAGCAGGGGTCAAAACCTCAGCCAGGGTTCAAAACGTGGCAGCACGACTGTCATTAGCTCCAGGTCGGAGGTTGGCGGGTGCAGGCTAAGCATTTTAAATGCTGCACGACAGAGACTTCCATTTTGAGTATTaggtattttctatttatttttaagatcaTTGTccaagataaaaatgaaaaaaaaaaagaagaaaaaagatcatGACTGTTCATTGTGCAAAAcgaggtaaaataaataactctcTGAACTGCAGTGCTTTGCAATAGCGTTCAACATATTTCACTTACAACCTAAAACTTAAATGTATGTGACtgggaaaaatggaaaatgatgcAGTCAGAAATTacttaaaacagtaaaaactgtctAATGATCTCAATAAAACTCCAAATTCAAAATCTATGAATCCTTTGCGAGGTACTGCATACTTTAACTCAAGAAGTCATTTAAACGTCAGAATAATGTACAAAAGGCAAACTTCTATTTTTGCTAAGTAATATTTGCATTATGGAGGCTTTTTGGCAATGTGATGAGAAATCCTGTTTGCTGTGATTTAGTCAGCATTTTGCTTGTAATATGTagcattttccactttttttttttttttttttactcattaagGGAACGCAgcgttttctgttttcagagcTCAGAGAAGTCAAAACTTTttacttctgcttttgttttttttttccttcgaAAGAGTTTTTATATGAAGAGTCCAGCTCGCCTGTTCTTTTGCAATCCAGTTCCTCAATTCTGCATGCATGCGAGGGGTTTGTGACGCAAGTTGTTAAAAGATCGACCAAAGCAATCGATGTGTTGGCAACTAAGAGCTACAGATCCCAAACTAGTTCACTTTAAATTGCTTAAGGGgctttaaaataccaaattgcatctgcttcagtttttctaGAGCCTAGACTTAAAACTACTGACAGCAAAGTCAAATCAAATGAATTTCCAATAATTtgtcaccattttttttttttaccattttgttgtaaaatgtctttaaaatctaGATactcctggaaaaaaaacaggtttaatgCAGACATGCCCCTGAAGGCATCACATTAGACCACAGATGcaagttgttttgtttacgCTGTATTGTATTATATTCTTTCATCTATTCCTGTGTTTCCATGTCTTGTGCCCCTTGTGATGTCATTCAAACAAAGCAGGATTAGCAGTTCTAGTGAACattagtgggggaaaaaaaaaccttcacacCACTGGATTGTTTCTTCAACAGGATATTGCAgcagtaattaaaaataactagCCATATGCTGGATTTATCCTCTAATACTACCTCAATAAGGTTGTTCAACAATACAGAGACAAGGTAAAAAGCtgagtttgtttgtgtttggcGGCCATGAAAGCGAAGACTAAAGAGAGAGTCGTGTTCTGTTGTGGTGAAAAAGCATCAGGTAAAACAGTCAGTGTGTCAGAACATGGGGTGGGCGGGTGGGTTTGACTGCTTTCGTCTTGCTTCACTTTTTGTGTGACTGCTTTCCCAGAATAGATCGAGCGAGTGGAGCGGCATTGAGGGGGGAGtgggttaaaaaaatacagaccGTCCTGAGAAAATGTCACACCTAGACCCCTAAATCTCCATCAAAGGATTTTTCCATCCTTTTTGTTTAGTAGCTTAATGATAAATCTGTCAATGTGTGCCAAGAGTTTTCAAACAGCAGGAACATAATTCAAAGTTTCTTATCTATTTTCCCCCTAACTATAAAGTcagattactttaaaaaaatatatatatatatctttgcACTATTTATCTAAGAACTACTTTTATTGTGATCGCAAAATCTGCGGAAAACAGACACAGGGCAGCAGAGACTTTCAGCTTATTGTATCCACATTATTCCTTGTTAAAGtgtattgggaaaaaaaataaaataaaataaaacaatgaatccGTTTCCAGAGGCTGCGAACTATTATTTTGCAGCTTTAgcaaaagtgtttattttattttgtacatgcATGAATGTAAGATATTTGTACACCATTTTGTAATAATTCTACTGTAATTTAATGCTGGTTCGTGTATCTTTGTATCGCCATCTTTTTGGATGATATTTGTATTGTTGCTCTCCTGCTTTTCATAACACATTTCATTTGGTTTGtttcatcaataaataaatataaagagaAATCACATCGCTGTAGATCTCGCATGACTGGCTTTGAGAGAATCCAAGGAAAAGGTGGAATTTGAAGTTTAACCTGCGCCCCCTAGCGGACCTGACGCAAAACTGCTTGTAGCTTGAAGGTGactttgcatttatttcaaacgTTACAGTTAAAAGATGCACATAAatgaaaccattaaaaaaatacagaagagaAATTTCACACCTAATTATTTTACAATCTATTACATGTGTTTGGCTCCTCCCATAAACAGAGTTACAGTTGAATATATAGTGATATCAGATGGCATTAAaattaatgcaacaaaaaaaatcattttgacaaACGATATCTACTTCTAGTCATGAAAAGAAGTAGGCAACTGGCAAAATTTAATATTCTGGTTGCACTGGTTATAAAGGTTTGATTTTACACTTagccaaaaataaatggaaagtCTATGGCACAGCCTGGATAAAGATACAACTCTcttcacatttatttgcatCCCTGATCAAATGATACACAAAACGTTACagctaattatttttctctgcagtaATGATGGAAAATTTTTacttaaagtaaaattaattacTTCCAAAgtaattaatttgaaa harbors:
- the cdkn1d gene encoding cyclin-dependent kinase inhibitor 1D, with protein sequence MMMASTSASSGGTMTSESETSTVQGIDALKLKVGPVRRNLFGPVDHQQLQRDFQQLLRMSVEVANKRWNFDFQRDVPGEGADVEWVELGCQDVPAFYRTCLVRPGVLARKITRSTSTSSMEEDSSPVSESSSGEEYLEVTTRGSYPIRRLGKRRQSAITDFFKVKKRKLMPRKASSQQ